A genomic segment from Gavia stellata isolate bGavSte3 chromosome 6, bGavSte3.hap2, whole genome shotgun sequence encodes:
- the GORASP1 gene encoding Golgi reassembly-stacking protein 1 has translation MGLGSSSEVPDGGAEGFHVHGVQENSPAQQGGLEPFFDFIIAIGHTRLNKENNMLKDLLKANAEKAVKLEVYNIKTMKIREVEVIPSNMWGGQGLLGASVRFCSFQGANEHVWHVLDVEPASPAALAGLQPYTDYIVGSDQILQESEDFFSLIESHEGKPLKLMVYNTEADSIREVVVTPNGAWGGEGSLGCGIGYGYLHRIPTQSVVLKKKPESKPPSPLPEAGTPVPSTNGYTETPLLAPISQSDNSEIVTSLDHSTDQEMSGYSPESSLSPPPPLQRVMDPGFLDMSGISFPELTNLSKVSSVSSSASLNMPAADALVGTEKLISNNDASAYFEKAAALDPEDVTMYSEGSVKQPQLDDLLPSVPSLPSFALPNEISSKTTLGTDPDNQETKLLLNSTESSLTTTPMKPDDEAACEEEESV, from the exons ATGGGGCTGGGCTCGAGCTCCGAGGTCCCCGACGGTGGGGCCGAGGGCTTCCACGTACACGGG GTTCAAGAAAACTCCCCAGCTCAACAAGGAGGACTGGAACCTTTCTTTGATTTTATCATTGCCATAGGACACACTAGGCTT aataaagaaaacaatatgtTGAAAGATCTGCTGAAGGCAAATGCCGAAAAAGCAGTGAAGCTGGAGGTGTATAATatcaaaacaatgaaaataagagAGGTGGAGGTGATCCCCAGTAACATGTGGGGAGGACAAGGTCTTCTTGGAGCCAGTGTGAGGTTCTGCAGTTTCCAGGGAGCCAATGAACACGTGTGGCATGTTTTG GATGTTGAACCTGCATCTCCTGCAGCTCTAGCTGGTCTCCAGCCGTACACTGACTACATTGTTGGATCTGATCAGATTCTTCAGGAG tcaGAGGATTTCTTTTCACTGATTGAATCCCATGAGGGGAAGCCGCTGAAGCTGATGGTTTATAACACTGAAGCAGATTCCATTCGAGAGGTAGTTGTGACTCCCAATGGAGCttggggtggagaaggaag TTTAGGATGTGGTATTGGATATGGCTATTTGCACAGAATTCCAACACAGTCTGTAGTATTGAAGAAAAAGCCAGAAAGCAAACCACCTTCACCCTTACCAGAAGCTGGAACTCCTGTACCATCTACTAACGGTTACACAGAG ACTCCATTATTGGCACCTATTTCTCAGAGTGACAACTCTGAAATAGTTACGAGCTTGGATCATTCCACAGATCAAGAAATGAGTGGTTATTCACCAGAAAGCTcgctttctcctcctccccctctccaGAGAGTTATGGATCCAG GGTTTCTAGATATGTCTGGTATTTCATTTCCTGAACTTACTAACTTATCAAAAGTGTCCAGCGTGTCTTCATCTGCCTCCCTCAACATGCCAGCAGCAGATGCTTTAGTAGGCACTGAAAAGTTAATATCGAACAATGATGCTTCTGCTTATTTTG AAAAAGCTGCAGCTTTGGACCCTGAAGATGTAACCATGTATTCTGAAGGCTCAGTGAAGCAGCCCCAGTTGGACGACCTACTGCCTTCAGTTCCATCTTTAccttcttttgctcttcctaatgaaatttcttccaaaacaaCACTAGGAACTGATCCCGATAACCAAGAAACAAAGCTGCTCTTAAACAGTACTGAGAGCTCATTAACCACTACTCCAATGAAACCAGATGATGAAGCAGCATGTGAAGAAGAAGAATCTGTGTAA